A portion of the Micromonospora vinacea genome contains these proteins:
- a CDS encoding glycerol-3-phosphate dehydrogenase/oxidase has translation MSRSVAGQLSPVRRASDLRRLRAERFDVLVIGGGVTGAGAALDAASRGLKVALVEARDLAAGTSSRSSKLIHGGLRYLEQLEFHLVHEALTERGLLATRLAPHLVRPVPIMVPLPAGRGLRDLPARIFRRSYYGAGVAAYDAFAGVFGGGRGMPLHRHLTREGARRIFPSLRADALAGAIRYYDGQVDDARLVVTLARTAASLGATVVSSARAVGLIRQAREVTGVRVRDLEAPPGSPNAEFEVQARTVIAATGVWSDDMSRMLNDVGLRPGVRVRASKGVHLVVPRSAITGETGLILRTASSVLFVIPWGGHWIIGTTDTDWRLDRSHPAASARDIDYLLQQVNTVLDRPLTTADIEGVYAGLRPLLAGEADSTSKLSREHAVFEPMLGLLLVAGGKYTTYRVMASDVVDRAARRLGGARSSRTADLPLLGADGYPAMWRDRADLARRHGVPVGVVEHLLERYGTLTLDLLALVDADPLLASPLAGAPEYLAAEVAYAARAEGALHLEDVLTRRTRISFETSHRGLESAEHTAELMGAVLGWDAATRAREVEHYRARVEAERQSQLMPDDAAADAARLGAPDVRGYAADRGDDDQVELRPSAR, from the coding sequence ATCTCCCGATCCGTCGCCGGTCAGCTCTCACCGGTCCGCCGTGCGTCCGACCTGCGTCGACTGCGCGCCGAGCGCTTCGACGTGCTGGTCATCGGGGGCGGGGTGACCGGAGCCGGCGCGGCCCTGGACGCGGCGTCCCGGGGCCTGAAGGTGGCGCTGGTCGAGGCGCGTGACCTTGCCGCCGGGACCTCCAGCCGGTCCAGCAAACTCATCCACGGTGGCCTGCGCTACCTGGAGCAGTTGGAGTTCCACCTGGTCCACGAGGCGCTCACCGAGCGCGGCCTCCTGGCCACCCGGCTCGCGCCGCACCTGGTACGCCCGGTGCCGATCATGGTGCCGCTGCCGGCCGGGCGGGGCCTGCGGGACCTGCCGGCCCGGATCTTCCGCCGCTCGTACTACGGCGCGGGGGTGGCCGCGTACGACGCCTTCGCCGGGGTCTTCGGCGGTGGCCGGGGCATGCCCCTGCACCGGCACCTGACCCGGGAGGGCGCGCGACGGATCTTCCCGAGTCTGCGGGCCGACGCGCTCGCCGGGGCGATCCGCTACTACGACGGGCAGGTCGACGACGCCCGGCTGGTGGTCACCCTGGCCCGCACTGCGGCCAGCCTCGGCGCCACTGTGGTGAGCAGTGCCCGTGCCGTCGGGTTGATCCGGCAGGCGCGCGAGGTGACCGGCGTCCGCGTCCGGGACCTGGAGGCGCCGCCGGGCTCGCCGAACGCGGAGTTCGAGGTTCAGGCCCGCACCGTCATCGCCGCCACCGGTGTGTGGAGCGACGACATGTCCCGGATGCTCAACGACGTGGGCCTGCGGCCCGGCGTCCGGGTGCGCGCCTCCAAGGGGGTCCACCTGGTGGTGCCCCGCTCGGCGATCACCGGTGAGACGGGGCTCATCCTGCGTACGGCGAGTTCGGTGCTCTTCGTCATCCCGTGGGGTGGGCACTGGATCATCGGCACCACTGACACCGACTGGCGGCTGGACCGTTCCCACCCGGCCGCCTCGGCCCGCGACATCGACTACCTGTTGCAGCAGGTCAACACCGTCCTGGACCGGCCGCTGACCACGGCTGACATCGAGGGCGTGTACGCCGGGCTGCGGCCGCTGCTGGCCGGCGAGGCGGACTCCACCTCGAAGCTCTCCCGCGAGCACGCGGTCTTCGAGCCGATGCTCGGGCTGCTGCTGGTGGCCGGTGGCAAGTACACGACGTACCGGGTGATGGCGTCCGACGTGGTCGACCGGGCCGCTCGCCGGCTCGGTGGCGCCCGCTCGTCGCGCACCGCGGACCTGCCGCTGCTCGGCGCCGACGGGTACCCGGCGATGTGGCGGGACCGGGCCGACCTGGCTCGCCGGCACGGCGTGCCGGTGGGCGTGGTGGAGCACCTGCTGGAGCGGTACGGCACCCTCACCCTGGACCTGCTGGCGCTTGTCGACGCCGATCCACTGCTGGCGTCTCCGCTGGCCGGTGCCCCGGAGTACCTGGCGGCGGAGGTCGCCTACGCGGCGCGGGCCGAGGGAGCGCTGCACCTGGAGGACGTGCTGACCCGGCGGACCCGGATCTCGTTCGAGACCAGCCACCGGGGGTTGGAGTCGGCGGAGCACACAGCGGAGTTGATGGGCGCGGTGCTCGGTTGGGACGCGGCCACCCGGGCTCGCGAGGTCGAGCACTACCGCGCCCGGGTGGAGGCGGAGCGGCAGTCCCAGTTGATGCCGGACGACGCGGCGGCGGACGCGGCCCGGCTCGGCGCTCCGGACGTCCGGGGTTACGCCGCTGACCGGGGCGACGACGATCAGGTGGAGCTGCGCCCGTCCGCTCGATGA
- a CDS encoding S8 family serine peptidase — translation MQVGPPPPAGHMPPPPTPPAGRASPWPVVAAVFVGCWTVAVTVGTQTGGWLTDQVLLGFGRDRLGWLWPVLGLATVVLLGTPALLLAVLPRSAAVRATGRAWLIGALALGVLTLLRVVPPVHHEAYLAALAGVALLSALAVCWSARRWAYPGLVEAVGGPAPAGNGDVTRPEATGNAEPVGRRVRRPGSVPLLAVAAGLALLLPWAWLGALGGLLETALALLAAAALGVLAATLLDAPFWSLFAVGRPPRPARLVLVGGLVAGVALLLLAAGAGQSGAQLPALLTVPPVGFALAALWAATWRSGADPAEATRAGRTATGWLVGLAALGPLAFTDPEEITLLLVGTRDVPFWVAAAAGVGLAVALLVAIGYAVLLARPTARTPHRRAAAVAAVVLLVAFGVVDLGPGQPGLYGERLFVVLRAQADLGGLPAGAPGRAGRDARAAEVYRRLVTTAEQSQRDLLRGLNRLRLDPVSYYLVNAVEVDGGPAVRAWLARRPEVARVLVSQRLRPLPAPAGQNRGSAPKPTGPEWNIRQIGADRVWSQLRVTGTGIVVGSSDSGVDGTHPALQAGFRGGDDSWYDPWDDTRRPTDQGGHGTHTVGSAVGRDGIGVAPDAQWVGCVNLDRNLGSPAHYLNCLQFMLAPFPTGGDPFTDGRPERAPQVLTNSWGCPSIEGCDQRVLRPATAALDAAGIFVVAAAGNTGPWCASIDDPPAPYADVLTVGAVDAQRRVAEFSSRGPVPGGSGKPDVLAPGVGVVSAMPGGTYAALDGTSMATPQVAGVVALMWSANPALVGDVTRTRQILRDTATAATPTYRSDSPSDACGGPSNVTGAGQVDAYAAVRAAQQ, via the coding sequence ATGCAGGTCGGGCCTCCGCCACCCGCGGGTCACATGCCGCCTCCCCCCACGCCGCCGGCAGGCAGGGCCAGCCCGTGGCCGGTGGTCGCGGCCGTGTTCGTCGGCTGCTGGACTGTTGCGGTCACAGTGGGCACCCAGACCGGTGGTTGGCTGACCGACCAGGTGCTGCTGGGCTTCGGGCGGGACCGGCTCGGCTGGCTCTGGCCGGTGCTCGGCCTGGCCACCGTGGTGCTGCTCGGCACGCCCGCCCTGCTGCTTGCCGTGCTGCCCCGGTCGGCAGCGGTCCGGGCCACCGGGCGGGCCTGGCTGATCGGGGCGCTCGCTCTCGGCGTGCTCACACTGCTGCGGGTCGTGCCACCTGTGCACCACGAGGCGTACCTCGCCGCGCTGGCCGGCGTCGCGTTGCTCAGCGCACTCGCCGTGTGCTGGTCGGCGCGCCGGTGGGCGTACCCCGGGCTGGTTGAAGCTGTCGGCGGCCCGGCACCCGCCGGAAACGGCGACGTCACGCGGCCCGAGGCCACCGGGAACGCGGAGCCGGTCGGACGGCGCGTGCGCCGGCCCGGCTCCGTGCCGCTGCTCGCGGTTGCCGCCGGGTTGGCGCTGCTGCTGCCGTGGGCCTGGTTGGGCGCGCTCGGCGGCCTCCTGGAGACCGCACTCGCGCTGCTGGCGGCCGCCGCGCTCGGGGTGCTGGCCGCGACCCTGCTGGATGCCCCCTTCTGGTCCCTGTTCGCGGTGGGGCGACCGCCCCGGCCGGCTCGGCTGGTGCTGGTGGGCGGCCTGGTCGCCGGGGTGGCGCTGCTGCTGCTCGCGGCCGGGGCGGGCCAGTCCGGCGCGCAGTTGCCAGCGCTGCTGACAGTGCCGCCGGTGGGTTTCGCGTTGGCCGCGCTCTGGGCGGCGACCTGGCGGTCCGGCGCCGACCCGGCCGAGGCCACCCGTGCCGGCCGGACCGCGACCGGCTGGCTCGTGGGCCTGGCGGCGCTCGGCCCACTGGCCTTCACCGACCCGGAAGAGATCACCCTGCTGCTGGTCGGTACCCGCGACGTCCCGTTCTGGGTGGCGGCCGCGGCCGGCGTCGGGCTCGCCGTCGCGCTCCTGGTCGCCATCGGGTACGCGGTGCTGCTCGCCCGGCCGACGGCACGTACCCCGCACAGGCGGGCCGCCGCGGTGGCGGCCGTGGTGCTGCTGGTGGCGTTCGGCGTGGTCGACCTCGGCCCCGGTCAGCCCGGCCTGTACGGCGAGCGGCTCTTCGTGGTGCTGCGCGCGCAGGCCGACCTGGGTGGCCTCCCGGCGGGCGCGCCGGGTCGGGCCGGGCGGGACGCCCGCGCGGCGGAGGTCTACCGGCGGCTGGTGACGACCGCCGAGCAGAGCCAGCGCGACCTGCTGCGGGGGTTGAACCGGCTGCGACTCGACCCGGTGTCGTACTACCTGGTCAACGCTGTCGAGGTGGACGGCGGCCCGGCGGTGCGGGCCTGGCTCGCCCGCCGACCGGAGGTGGCCCGGGTGCTGGTCAGCCAGCGCCTGCGCCCGCTGCCGGCCCCGGCCGGGCAGAACCGGGGCAGCGCGCCCAAGCCCACCGGCCCGGAGTGGAACATCCGCCAGATCGGTGCCGACCGGGTGTGGTCCCAACTCCGGGTCACCGGCACGGGCATCGTGGTCGGCAGCTCCGACTCGGGGGTGGACGGCACCCATCCGGCGCTGCAAGCCGGGTTCCGGGGCGGCGACGACTCCTGGTACGACCCGTGGGACGACACCCGGCGCCCGACCGACCAGGGTGGGCACGGCACCCACACGGTGGGCAGCGCGGTCGGGCGGGACGGCATCGGGGTGGCCCCGGACGCGCAGTGGGTGGGCTGCGTCAACCTGGACCGCAACCTGGGCAGCCCCGCGCACTACCTGAACTGTCTCCAGTTCATGTTGGCGCCCTTTCCGACCGGCGGTGACCCGTTCACCGACGGCCGGCCGGAGCGTGCCCCGCAGGTGCTGACCAACTCGTGGGGCTGCCCGTCGATCGAGGGTTGCGACCAGCGGGTCCTGCGGCCGGCCACCGCCGCCCTGGACGCCGCCGGGATCTTCGTGGTCGCCGCGGCCGGCAACACCGGCCCGTGGTGCGCGTCGATCGACGATCCGCCAGCCCCGTACGCGGACGTGCTGACGGTGGGTGCTGTGGACGCCCAGCGGCGGGTCGCCGAGTTCTCCTCGCGCGGACCGGTGCCGGGCGGGTCGGGTAAGCCGGACGTGCTGGCACCGGGGGTGGGGGTGGTGTCGGCCATGCCGGGTGGCACGTACGCCGCGCTGGACGGCACGTCGATGGCGACCCCCCAGGTGGCCGGGGTGGTGGCGCTGATGTGGTCGGCGAACCCGGCACTGGTCGGCGACGTGACCCGGACCCGGCAGATCCTCCGGGACACCGCCACGGCGGCGACGCCCACCTACCGCTCCGACAGCCCCTCCGACGCCTGCGGTGGCCCGTCGAACGTCACCGGCGCCGGCCAGGTCGACGCCTACGCCGCCGTTCGCGCCGCCCAACAATAG
- a CDS encoding GNAT family N-acetyltransferase, whose product MDAEITVTELTADLAPSVVQLCQQALDLPEDAAEASSIVDVLWTRAAADRTVVGLGAYRGADLVGVLICSVSSTEPGIGHVDLVAVRADQRRRGVGRALLQRAERVLGERGAIEVLLAGNPPYYAWPGIDVRYTPAVCAALALGYQQDRTAWNMTADLSYDGSPALRSTEAAERRLADQGVTVRRAEPADLPALTAFARSTFGGSWDGELAGSVGRADAGCHLAERDGEVLGFAAYGSSRPSWFGPMGTAPAAEGSGIGGVLLRRCLRDQRAAGLDRAQIGWVGPVLFYSGSAGARIERVFFLYRRSLPTA is encoded by the coding sequence ATGGACGCCGAGATCACCGTCACCGAGCTGACCGCCGACCTGGCCCCCAGCGTCGTACAGCTCTGTCAGCAGGCTCTCGACCTGCCCGAGGACGCCGCCGAGGCGTCTTCCATCGTGGACGTGCTCTGGACCCGGGCCGCCGCCGACCGGACGGTGGTCGGGCTGGGCGCGTACCGGGGTGCGGACCTGGTCGGGGTGCTGATCTGTTCGGTGTCGTCCACCGAGCCGGGGATCGGGCACGTGGATCTGGTCGCGGTCCGTGCGGATCAGCGGCGTCGGGGCGTCGGCCGGGCGCTGCTCCAGCGGGCCGAGCGGGTGCTCGGCGAGCGCGGGGCGATCGAGGTGCTGCTGGCCGGAAACCCGCCGTACTACGCGTGGCCGGGCATCGACGTCCGCTACACGCCGGCGGTCTGCGCCGCCCTCGCGCTCGGCTACCAGCAGGACCGGACCGCCTGGAACATGACGGCCGACCTGTCGTACGACGGGTCGCCGGCACTGCGGTCCACCGAGGCGGCGGAGCGGCGGCTGGCCGACCAGGGCGTCACCGTACGCCGGGCGGAGCCTGCGGACCTGCCGGCGCTGACGGCGTTCGCCAGGTCCACCTTCGGCGGCTCGTGGGACGGCGAGTTGGCCGGGTCGGTGGGGCGCGCCGACGCCGGTTGTCACCTGGCGGAGCGGGACGGCGAGGTGCTCGGCTTCGCCGCGTACGGGTCGTCCCGGCCGAGTTGGTTCGGGCCGATGGGCACCGCGCCGGCCGCGGAGGGGTCGGGCATCGGTGGGGTGCTGCTGCGGCGTTGCCTGCGGGACCAGCGGGCGGCGGGGCTGGACCGGGCCCAGATTGGCTGGGTGGGGCCGGTGCTGTTCTATTCGGGCAGCGCGGGAGCGCGGATCGAGCGGGTCTTCTTCCTGTACCGGCGAAGCCTACCGACGGCGTAA